DNA sequence from the Hirundo rustica isolate bHirRus1 chromosome 25, bHirRus1.pri.v3, whole genome shotgun sequence genome:
aaaaccccacccaacagtctccagagagaaaagaaaggcttCCTCACTTGATTCTCTCTGGTTGAAAACAATCCCTTGACACACCATTCCTTTGCCCAAGCACGCTTCTCTCCTGCCATGCCCTGGGGTGATAAAGAGTGCCAGGACATGTCCACATTTCCCTGAGCAGCTCTAGCAGGAACAAtcccctgcctggcagctgctgctgcccagcacatTGCAAAGCCAGGAAGGTgagagccagccctgccacccagtggggagaaggaagggacagGATGGTCACCAGCCTTACACAGAGCACCCATCCCTGCggctcccagagctctgcacccACCAGTGGGGAACAGCCGGCTTGAGATCTCCTCCTGGAGGGGTATAAAATACCAGGCAGGAATTGTGCTGTCCAGTCGCTGCAAAATTCCCCTTCAAATGtgtgaagaaataaagaagcagatatttttccttcctcttttgcatttttttaaaggctgacAAGATAGTCATGAAAGGTTCCTCTGTCTTTAACCCCATATTACAGAAGCAGCCTGAGATTccaaaattcaaaggaaaactgCCAAACACAAGTCGGTCCTTTCCTTTAACAAACACATCAAGAAttaaaacaaccaaccaacaaaaaaaaaataaagcctctACAAATAAGCTCAAGATCCAGCCCCTTGGGATAGGTCAGGGGGACATGAGCTCCCTGTGTTGGAACAGCCTAAAATGCACACCGCTAATTAAAGGGAAATGATGAGCTCCTGGTGTTTTCAGCAGAGACAGAGGACAAAAATGGAGCTGTTCCCAAGGCACCTGCCTCTCTCTATTGCCTGGAACAGAAACCAAATCAACTGCCTGAACTCCACACCCATTAAATGGTGGAAATTAGGCAAAGGAAACACCAAGCTTAAAGATTTTGCTATTCAAGTCAGGCTGGCGTGAAGACACACAGCCCAGGCACTAAACCAGCATCCACATTTCACCTTAGACAAAAAccactggcagagctgcctccagttctgggccctcaATATcagaaggatgtggagctgctggaacaaGCCCAGAGAAGGCCACAAGAGATGTTCCAAGAGCTGGAACCACTCCGCTCTCAACttaggctgggagagctgaaggtgttcagcctggagaggagaaggctccagggaaacCTCAGAGCCCATTCCTGTGCCTAAAGcgctccaagagagctggagagggactggggacaagggcctggagtgccaggacaagggggaatggcttcctgctgccagaagggagggagagatgggatattgggaaggaatccttccctgtgagggtggtgaagccctGGCAGAGTTTGCCCAGAGCAGCGGCAGCTGTCCCATtccctgcaagtgtccaaggccaggttggacagagcttggagcaatctgggacagtggaaggggGGCATTCTGCCCATGGAGGGGGGcagaatgagatgagctttaaggtcccttccaacccaaaccattctgggattcttgTGAAAAACATCCTCTACTCAGTGCAGTACAGCACAAGTCACAGAGCTTTAAACCATGCCAGGACTCTCCTATGCAAATAAGAATCTTTTTACAAATGAACTTCACTGCTGAGCATCCTGAGGAACTGctgcccttcccctgccagcagtgctgtcaCTGCCTGGTGTTACAAGCACAATTTAGCACCTTGtctgcagtgacaggagaagggACCGCAGTGTGCTCATCTGCAGAGTCTGCAGCATAAAAACACTTCGCCAGCACTGGCACAAGAGGACACCGAGACTGCCCCAGTCAggaccagcacagctccaggggctgaAGGTGAAGCCAGCGTGCTGGGCAGCACAAACCACGGggcactggcagcacagaaGGATTAATAAGGTCAGGTCTGCTGCAAGATGTGCTGCGAGTCACTGGGAGAGAAAACTACTCCCAGTGCAGTGGGGACAGAGGTGTTTGCTCCTCCCAGAACTCATCCAGAACAAACCATTCAACACCACCCCTGAAATAAGTGTTGGAAATCACCCTGTCCACATATCATAGCCACTGAGAGCAACAGCCGCTCTGAAGCATGTAAACAAAAACACAGTACAACACAGTAAAGGAATTTCCACCATATCCAAGAAGGAGCAATAATTTCAGGTAAGCTGGACCCTGGTTGAAGGTGTTGCCAAAGTCAACTGAGCTCAAACATGCCCAAATTTTGCCCAGCTGAAGGCTACACCAGGGGTTTGGCTGGAGCCAGGGCACAGGAAGCTGGGGCTGACCTCAGCAGGGAGGAGGTGCTGGTTGTGTCACTTtactccaggctctgctctgctgcaaacACCCTTGCGCTGCAGCAGACCGTAACTCCACGCTCAGGCTGTGCCCCAGACACCAAGGTGACTCTGGGAGGGACAATCAGATAGTTGTACAACaggggagggatttgggggttcaCCCTCATAAAAGAACCCTCAGCAACTCCAAACCCACACCTAAGGAACCCCCATTATTATTCCACTCAAGACATGCAGCCATTTGTCTATttaaggcagctgcagcttgcCTTTTCTGCTGCACGTCACTGAAGCTCTTTAGTTGCTAAATTTACACTTGGTTTGTTACTGGAACTCATCAAAAAAAGCCTGTGGCGAGGCCTACAGCCTTGGCAGGAGCCAGACTGACAACATCTGACATGAGAGCAAAAGGAAGGCCCTTGATTCCTTCAATACATGCTCCTGTTTTCCAAGTAAATGGCTgaccagcccagagcacaggacgttttgttttttaaatattttcaagccAGCAGGGCTGTTACAATGAGTTGCCCATGATTTAATGAGAAGATAAAAACAGCTGGTGCTGTCCtacagcccagagcagcctcctctcTGGAGGGAAAGCTGCACCAGTACTGATGGGCTGCACCACTTCTACCAGGGCCCTGTTTCCATTCTTTCCTCTGgttccagcagcactgaaggTAACTGAACTCTAACCCCACTGCACTCAGCACTACTCCTAAGTCACAACTAGTCCTTAAATTTTCCCAGCTTTTAACTGAAAATGCTGTTCAGATGACAAAAGATCTTTGAGAGAACTCTGTGGGAGCCACAACCCtacaaaatttttaaagttctatttcacagaatcatagaactccagaatggtttgagttggaagggtccttaaactcatctccttcttccccctgccacgggcaagGTCAcattccactgtcccaggctgccccaagccCCATTCAAGCTGGccatgaacacttccagggacggggcatTTCCCACAGGAGCACTTCACAGTGACAAGGTGTCAACATATCTATTGGAGAGATCTGTGATCTCAGAGACATTGAAGGCAGGTAGAGGTTAATTAATTCCCAGTGTACCAAACCCTTCGGCACTAACGGTGTCTGTGCTCCCAGATCCCTGCTGTTTAGAAAGAGATCCAGTGAGAGGGAGAGTTCCCGTGTATGAGGCAGttcccagggagggaggggagaaaacaaTAGGTGATCTCACTTCAGGATGTCAATGCCTTGAGCAACAGGACAATGGTGGGCCCCGAGAGTCTGTTGGGAAGCAGCCCACTGCGCCAACGTGGACGGGGCCCTCTGGATAAGGGGGCAAAGCATCTCGGGAGAGGAAGGAACGCTGAGAATCagagaggaaaggcaggaatgaAAATATGCATGTACAAGaccataaaaatacaaatcaatCTCCTGTTTCTGCTAGTGACTCCCATTCTGCTGCACAGGCAGCCGGCATCAACGTGATCCAGCACCAAATGTGACAGCAGAATGGGGTCGGATGCTCTCCTAGAATCcgagaaccatggaatggtttgggctggaatgAATCTTAAAGAGCATCTTGttccatccccctgccatgggaaggacaccttccactaaaccaaGTTACTCCACAacccgtccaacctggcctggaacacctGCAGGATGGAGAGTCCACAACCTTTCAAGCAAAGCTGTTTGATTGCTTGTCTCTCCCCCAGGAAAGGCCATGGGAAATGGGTCTGGATCTTCTCCTGTCCTCTGAGGCTCTCCCTGCAGATCAGTCTGACAGACCTCAAAGCACAAAACCTGAAGAACTCACCAGCCCCTCTCTCCCTGTGACTGCAAAGAGATGATAAAGTTGGTCTGGCTGCAGTTTTCCTGACTGCTGGGGAGTTCAGCCAACCATCACCTCCATCCTGCTCCAACCAGGCAGGTACAGGTGCTCAGTATTCTTTTCCTGATCAAATCTATGCCTAGATTCCAGGGAGCACTGGACTGCCAGGTTCTAGGGCAGCCCCTTGAGGTCTCAAAGCCCAAGGCCCCTGTTCTAGCATAAGAGCTTCCTGTTATTCACACTCTGTCTTATATAAACtcagcaaacaaaaccacccgCCCACAATTTCCCCATGTAACAGGCTCACCTGTCACCATTGGCAGAAATGGCATCAAACTTGGCTTTCTTCTTTGGGATTTCATTCTGAATGGAAGACGTGGATAAGGTTTTCTGGctagaaaaaggaggaaattgtATGTCAGAACCTGAATGACTTAAGACAGAGAGGCAGATAAATATTCCCACCCACTATGATCCTGTAAAACAGTATTTCCCAGTGCTAAAACGATTAAAAAATCATTCCTTGAAGAGTAACTGGCgactaaaaataaacagaaaacaatgagTCAGAGCAGCACGTAGGTGAAGGACTCCTGTTTAAAATCCTCATTTTAATCATTGAATTTTACTAATGCAACTTCACTTTCACCGTGTACGAGCTGAGTAAGCTGGATCACTAAAAAGCACAAGGCTGCACCAGCACAGTGAGGTTTTCAAACAAGCAAAGCGTGACTTAGCCAGGCCCTCCTCAACTCAGCCCCTGCCCAAACCCTTCCCCGAGGTTACCTGTTATAGTGGCTGCCACTGCTGAGCCTGCTgaactgctgcttctcctgcaggCTGGCTCGGGAAGAACTGCTCAGGTGTTTGCACTGCTCTTTGGTCTTCTGCAGGACTCGTTTATAGGACAATGTGCACAACCAGCACAGCAGTTTTCCATCCACCTGGaaggggagaagagaaagaagtttTGGTTTTTCATCCTGCCCACAAAGCAAATGCAGAGAAGGCGAGAAGTACTTTCAAGCTTAGGGTCACATATGAACAAGCAAGGACTCAAAAGGATCCTTTGAATGGACAGGCAGACACTGGAGACCAAAACAGCAAGGGTGTCTGCTCCAGGAGGCTCAGCAGGGCACCGATTAGCGCTGCAGCATTCCAAACAATAGCTGTTTACAGTTTGCCTCGGGAAGACACGCCTTCTACTGAGCACTCAGGGTGTTTGAGCACAGCGTGTACAGAAGCCAGGGAAGAGGCTTCGTAGTGGAGGTATGACACTTGTAGCTCGTCAGACTATGGAACATTCCCCATTCCTCTCCCCGAACAGCACCTCACACTTCATTCAGAGGTCTCTGCTCCCCCGCCAGCTCTTGGGCCAAATTCAAGAGATCTTTCTTAGAAGATCTGGCAGAGGCACATAGGGGTTCAAAGATTAAACAGCTCTAAACCAGAGCAAAGCTCAGCTCTAGAAAAACACTTCATAACCAAGAGACACGGATCatggaatggtctgggttgaaagggaccttaaagctcattcaGTCCCACCCCCTGTTACAGGCAGGGaaaccttccactgtcccaggctgctccaagccctgtccaacctggccctggacgCTCCcaaggatggagcagccacagctgctctgggcaccctgtaccagggcctcaccaccctcacagggaagaatttctccacAATATTCCACCTAACCCTGcctttcctccttgtcctgtcagaaatgcagcagaagaTGTAAAGAAGACAGACACAGGATCACTGTGATCAGCCCTTTtaccttttctgcctttttttacACAAATACTGACCTTCTTCCTGTCATCCTTCCGGTCAAATGCACACTGCTGCTTGCACTGCTCACACGAGTGAGGAGGGCCATACTTCTTCTCCGAGTTGGTGCAACGCTGGCACTTGTTTCCAATAAATGCTGCTATGATGTTGCAGTACTGGCAGGGttttggctttaaaaaataagaacaacTGCTACAGCCTTCTAACTCCAATAGTACACTGCTGGTTCCCATTCTCCCCATAATTtcaaaacttttatttctttattctacACAGAGTACAAAGCTGATCCAGGAGACAAAACTCCATTTGGATCCCTGGTCTTCAGCAAAGTGCATTTTGCCATGGCACTCAGACCATTTATCAGGTGCTGTTAAATCTTTAGAAAAATGTCTAACACTGAAATAGAACCAATCAAAATCTCTATTTCAGATTTCAGACAAGCAGGAAATAAAGATTTATcactgcttcctgcagcaatcTCAGTCTGTGTAAGCACAGTCTCGTTTCCACTGGGTATCGAACAGATCATTTCCTGGCTTCAAACAACGCAAAGCCCTTTTTTGTgctaaaagaagagaaaaagtcaAAGCTTCACGCTTGAGTGACCCGTATTATTGATCAGTCATGCTCTTACAGCCCAGCCAGTCCATAAACTGCTCTGGGATTTCAGCAGGATAAAGACAAGAGAGATGAAAGGAAGAGAGGCTGAGCCCCCCTCACTTACTGTGCCATAGAGCTTCACATTCTGAGCACACTTCTTGCATATCGTGTTGGTTTTGCTGTTAAGAAGGACAGATGATTCTATTAACACattccaaaaggaaaatgaaacctCTGTGTTTAGCATGCCTGCTTCAGATCCCAGGATCCCTGTGTAGCATCCCAGCCTCCCCTCGGCTCTGTCTCTGGTGATGAGGCTGGATTCAACCTCTCTAAGGACTCAGATACCAAAGTGCTTCTCCTATCCCCGTCTGGCTGAGGATAAATGCCCAAAAAGTGGCATTACTAGGAGGTATCTCTTAATTAAGGCATCCCCAGATGACACCGGGTTTTTGTCCATACAAACACAGGATTTGATCACTGACTAATTGGCAGCATGAGTGATTCAGCATCAGGGCAGGCTCCAGTCTGGAGGTCAAGGCAGGAAAGGACAGAGGTATATTTGTCcaacaaacacagaaaggaaCACCTCACACAACGGCCACACAAAGCTCTGGGTTTTACCAATCCCCCCTCTGACAGCTACACAACTTGTCAAAATGCAGTAAGACAAGAGCCCGGCTAAAGGAAACACTGCAGGAAATAAATGTTGGATACCAGACATCAGGTAAGAGAAAAACTCATGGGAAGGTGCACCCAGATCCCTCCCTGGAATATGCATCTTGAGGTCTGACTGAAGGAAACAAAACGAAACCCTAAGCAAAAGGTGTAATCCAAGTGCACTACAGACACTCCAACTTGCCCAGCAGACCTTTGGAGGTGGCCAAAGGTCCCCCAAGTCTCGCACAGCAACAATCTACAGGTTAAGGCTCAGTCACTGAAGGTGAAGCACTATAATTCCCCAGGTGTGATCTACACAAAACCTGTATGTGTCCAGTTCAGCAAGCATTTACCTTTCCTGTTGGAATTCAGTCCTGCAGTAAGTGCATTTAACAATGGGATGAGCAATCCGGCACTCCTGCAACAACAGAAGCGTTTCATGAGGTGCAGTgctgctccccaaatcccagatctcctgctgccctccaCATCCACACACCTGCAAACACTTCCTCCCTGTACAGTCATGCTGAGAGAAGAGGAAGGGTGATGGGAATGGCATGTGTCACAGGTGAGCCAGGCATGAACTGAGATCCACCACCGGGGCTCATTTGTGCCTCACACCCACAGAGCAGGGTCACGGGGTGGCCCCGGCTCCCAGGGCAGgaacacacagctctgcctcaggTATTCACCGCCTTCCTCTTATTCATCTGGCTGTGCTCTCCTCCCAGCTTTCTGAGATTCCCTTATGTTAATGGGCTTTGTCCCAGCCTCAGTGATCCCAGGCCGCTCAGTTCCTGCCCCTTGTTCCCTATTTCCTCcttcatctttttcttccccactccTTCAGACTGTCCCCAAAACCCATCTTACCCCTTTCAAGGTACCATCAGACCTCCTGTAAATGTGCCCAGGTCCTCCCAGGCCTTTGCTcaggcacagctcccacctCGTCTCTGTTCCCCACAACAACCCCATGACTTCCACTCTGACACCCTCCAAATACTCCCAGCCCCTCCAAACTGCCTTCAGTGCCCTCAGGTCCCCCTGACAAACAGCTCCCCTAAAGAGCCCTTCAACACATGCCCCTAACAGACCCTAGGCTTTAGCcccatgctccagcccctcaaaaCCTCCCCAAAGCTCCCAGGGCCTCACTCACACCCTCCCACTGCACACCCATAGACCACAAAGGGACACCTCAAGGCCCCAGTCTTCATAAATACTCCCGGGATCTCCCCACAAACAGGTCCCCAACTAGCCTCAGTCCCTTTAAGAGCCCCCAGACCTCTTAAAAACACTCCCTTGCTTCCTCTCCCTCACAAACAATGCTCCAGGAGGCCCTTTACCCCTCAAATCCCCTCCAAATCCCCTCACAGACCACCCCTCTCAGATCTCCTCATAGATCACCCCCCATTTGCCTCGCAGCCCCCCTCAGACTCCTCTCCCATCAGCGTCCTCCCACATTAGCCCCCATAAGCTCCCTCACAGACCTTCCCCCACGGCCCCCTCAGAGcccgcccccagcccctctcctggaccttgcagagctgctggccctggctgaGCGCCTCGAAGGGGAAGCGCTGGTGGCACTTGGTGCAGGCGTACAGCGCCGCCATCCCGCCGCTCCGCTGACAGGCGCGGCcggcccgcccgcccggcccgcgcGGCACCGCCCCCGGCGGCCGCCCATTGGCCGCGCGCCGCGTCAGTCACGGCTCGGCCGCTTTTCATTGGCGAGCGCGCCGCCAGTCGGGgaggcggggcggggcgcggccgggAAGCGTTAACGTCACGGGGGACGCGATGACGCAGCCGCTCGGCCCCGCGTGACGCGGCAGCAGGGGGCGGTCGCGCGAGACCGCGCGTGGAGAAGGGGGCGGGGACTGGGAAAAGGGGCGGGACATGGCGGGGGTGGGAACGGGACAGGGCCGGGAATCACCGGGGGATGGACGGGGCTGGGAATGGACAGGGGATGGACATGGCCTGGGGATGGACAGGGGATGGACATGGCTTGGGAATGGACAGGGCCGGGCATCACTGGGGGATGGACGGGGCTGGGGATGGACATGGCCTGGGAATGGACAGGGGATGGACATGGCCTGGGGATGGACAGGGGATGGACATGGCTTGGGAACGGACAGGGGATGGACATGGCCTGGGAATGGACAGGGCCGGGCATCACCGGGGGATGGACATGGCCTGGGAATGGACAGGGAATGGACATGGCCTGGGAATGGACATGGCCTGGGAATGGACAGGGAATGGACATGGCCTGGGAATGGACAGGACCGGACATGGCGGGGGATGGACAAGCTGGATTGGGCTGGACATGGCCAGGGGATGGATAGGGCTGGACAGGGCCGGGGGATGGACAGGCTGGACATGGCTGGACATGGTGgggggatggatggacggacagGGCTGGACATGGCTAGGGAATGGACATGGACATGGCAGGGGTAGGGACAGGGCCGgacatggcaggggatggacaCGGCTGGGAGAATGGACAGGGCTGGACATGGCCTGGGAATGGATAGGGCTGGACATGGCTGGGGCTGGACATAGCCTGGGAATGGATAGGGCTGGACATGGCTGGGGGTGGACAGGGCCGGGGGGTGGACAGGGCTGGACGTGGCCTGGGAACGGACACAGCCAGGGAATGGACAGGGCTGGGCATGGCCTAGGAACAGACAAGGCTGGACAGAGCCAGGGGATGGACAGGGCTGAGCTGAAGTGAGCCAAGGCTGGGAAAAGAGGCTGAGCTTGGCTGGGCTGAGCTAGGGTCGagtggggctgagctgagccagGACAGTGCcaggagaaggggctgagctgagctgggccaggctgtgcttggaaggggctgagctgggtcGAGGAAAGAGCTGAGGGGGGGGTGAAAGGGGTCGTTGCCGGGCTAAAGCATGACAAAGTGGAAGGGAGATCCATGGCTGGCCTGCGATAGGAGAAGGGAGCTGGATTAGGGCTGGGGAGatgagctcctgcagggaggggagatCTCTGTGGAGGTGGGTGAAGGTCAGGActagaggaaggaaggaagggagcagaggaatgTGGGGAGGAGGAGTTGTCTCCACCTTGAGAATGGAGATGAGAAGGAGCAGAGCCGCCCGCTCTCGGGAGGGCTGGAGAcaccagcagggcaggggcagcgggCACATTGTGGCTGGAGGCTTGGGAGGAAGAGAGAATGGGGCAGGAGGTTGTgtctgcagggaagggaaaacctCCATGAGGACGTGCTTCCCCTTTGCTCTgagtgcagcagctgcagctgctcatcCACGAGTCCCAGGCGCAGCCGTGGTCGATTTTACGGGTGGATCAGCCTCTAAGGGGGAGCAGGGTCACAGCAaactgcagctccctgtgcttccaCCGCAgcttgggagcagctccaggtgggAATACGGAAAAGATTTGGCCCCGTTTCATTTTGGGAGTGGGGTTGGACTCGAGCTGCTGCAGCTAGGACAGATCATACACTGCACATATGCAAGAactgctctctctttttttattcccaTCAAGTAGTTGTCATTTTGTACAGCATGACACGGAACAGGTGCTTTGAGAAATGCGGGGAATTAAGGCATTTTGGTGTTAAAAGTTCATTCTAAATCCAAGATGGAATGAGCAAAAGGCAGTAGCTACTCACAGTTGTGTGATCTGCTCCATTTGCTCGACATTCCTGTGCTCCTACACCCTTCCCTCTTTCTCAGACCTTAAAGGATACCTTGAAATCTTTGGAAAACTTCtatccttccctttttttttgtttccctgcaCCAGATGACAAGAGTATTCCCAGTCCTGGCTGGTGCAAGTGGCGAAGCTGAAATCCGAGCTGCTCAGGCTTTCCCAAGAAGGACTGGGGGAGTGTCTTGGGTTTTTAGCTTGGCTGCGTGGGTGTGCATAATGAACCGGAATTCTGCCGTGCTTGGCTACCTCGGGGACTCGTTTTAATCACCGGGCAAATGTGCTGTGTGTAGGAGAAATACTTAATTTCGTGACATTCGTTGCATTGTGCTGGATGCCGGGTTGTGATTGGGAAATGTCCGTCGGTGGGAAGCAGGGGGCAGAGCTTGGCAGAGCCGGCGGGTGGCTGGGAACAATCGCTGTGCAGGGGCTGCCGAGCTCCAGGGGAGGATTGTgcgggaggagcaggaggtggaggACTGGGGGTGCTcagattttggggggggttgaCAGCGCACCTGGAGCGGGGCAGCACCGCCTGCGCTCTGTTACGGTAAATAATGGAATCCTGAGAcggtttgagttggaagggaccttaaagaccacccagtgccacccctgccatgggcagggacgccttcctCTAtgccaggttgctccaagccccgtccaacctggccttggacccCTTGGCTGttctggacaccctgtgccagggcctcaccaccgtcacagggaagaattttttttcctcacatcaCATCTAACCCTACCCTTCATTTAGTTTGAATcaattcccccttgtcctatcaattaaaaaaaaaaaaaaatcaaatcctcCCTTATCCTATCAATCAACtgtcaatttattttttaaaactaaaagtCGGGGTGTGTGTTGGGGGGGTGTG
Encoded proteins:
- the FAM76A gene encoding protein FAM76A isoform X2, yielding MAALYACTKCHQRFPFEALSQGQQLCKECRIAHPIVKCTYCRTEFQQESKTNTICKKCAQNVKLYGTPKPCQYCNIIAAFIGNKCQRCTNSEKKYGPPHSCEQCKQQCAFDRKDDRKKVDGKLLCWLCTLSYKRVLQKTKEQCKHLSSSSRASLQEKQQFSRLSSGSHYNSQKTLSTSSIQNEIPKKKAKFDAISANGDSFSPDLALDSPGTDHFVIIAQLKEEVATLKKMLHQKDQMILEKEKKITELKADLQYQESQMRAKMNQMEKTHKEVMEQLQAKNRELLKQAAALSKGKKPEKSGAITSP
- the FAM76A gene encoding protein FAM76A isoform X1, with the protein product MAALYACTKCHQRFPFEALSQGQQLCKECRIAHPIVKCTYCRTEFQQESKTNTICKKCAQNVKLYGTPKPCQYCNIIAAFIGNKCQRCTNSEKKYGPPHSCEQCKQQCAFDRKDDRKKVDGKLLCWLCTLSYKRVLQKTKEQCKHLSSSSRASLQEKQQFSRLSSGSHYNSQKTLSTSSIQNEIPKKKAKFDAISANGDSVPSSPEMLCPLIQRAPSTLAQWAASQQTLGAHHCPVAQGIDILNFSPDLALDSPGTDHFVIIAQLKEEVATLKKMLHQKDQMILEKEKKITELKADLQYQESQMRAKMNQMEKTHKEVMEQLQAKNRELLKQAAALSKGKKPEKSGAITSP